AGTCTCAGggtccccattgtccccagaGTTCTTGGTGGCCCCAAAGCTCTTAAGTGTCTCCGTTGTCCCCAAGGCTctcagtgtccccagggctcttAGTGTCCCCGTTGTCCTTGTGGCTCTGGGTGTCCCCAAAGCTCTTGGTCTCCCCATGAGTCTCGGTGTCCTCGTTATCCTCGTAGCTCTTGGTGTCCCCAAAGCtcttggtgtccccaaggcTCTTGGTGTCCTCAGGGCTCTGGGTGTCCCCAGGGTTCTCGGTGTCCCCAAGGTTCTCGGTGTCCCCAAGGCTCTCAGTGTCCCCGAGGCTCTTGGTGTCCTTGTTAttctcagggctctgggtgTCCCCAAGGTTCTCAGTGTCCCCAAGGCTCTCGGTGTCTTCATTATCCTCATGGTTCTTGGTGTCCCCAAAgcccttggtgtccccaaggcTCTCGGTGTCTTCAGGGTTCTCAGTGTCCCCAAAGCTCTTGGTGTCCCTGAGGCTCTCGGTGttctcagggctctgggtgTCCCCAAGGTTCTTGGTGTCCCCAAAGCTCTGGGTGTCCCCAAGGTTCTCAGTGTCCCCAAGGCTCTTGGTGTCCCCGAGGCTCTTGGTGTCCCTGTTGTCTTTCTGGTTCTTGGTGTCCCCAAAGCTCTTGGTGTCCTCAGGGCTCTGGGTGTCCCCAAAGCTCTGCGTGTCCCCAAGGTTCTTGGTGTCCCTGAGGCTCTCGGTGTCCTCATGGCTCTGGATGTCCCCAAGGTTCTCAGTGTCCCTGAGGTTCTTGGTGTCCCCAAAGCtcttggtgtccccaaggcTCTTGGTGTCCTCGTTATTCTCATGGTTCTGGGTGTTCCCAAGGCTCTTGGTGTCCTCATGGTTCTTGGTGTCCCCAAAGCTCTTGGTGTCCCTGAGGCTCTCGGTGTCTTCAGGGTTCTCAGTGTCCCCAAAGCTCTTGGTGTCCCTGAGGCTCTTGGTGTCCCCGAGGCTGTTGGTGTCCCCGAGGCTCTGGGTGTCCCCAAGGTTCTTGGTGTCCCTGAGGCTCTTAGTGTCCTCAGGGCTCTGGGTGTCCCCAAGGTTCTTGGTGTCCCTGAGGCTCTCGCTGTCTTCAGGGCTCTTGGTGTCCCCAAAGCTCTGCGTGTCCCCAAGGTTCTCAGTGTCCCTGAGGCTCTCGGTGTCCTCAGGGCTCTGGGTGTCCCCAAGGTTCTTGGTGTCCTCAAGGCTCTTAGTGTCTTCAGGGCTCTGGGTGTCCCCAAGGTTCTTGGTGTCCCTGAGGCTCTTGGTATGTTCAGGGCtcttggtgtccccaaggttCTCAGTGTCCCCAAGGTTCTTGGTGTCCCCGAGGCTCTCGGTGTCCCCGAGGCTCTTGGTGTCCTCAGGGCtcttggtgtccccaaggttCTTGGTGTCCCCAAAGCTCTTGGTGTCCCCGAGGCTCTTAGTGTCCTCAGAGCTCTGGGTGTCCCCAAGGTTCTTGGTGTCCCCGAGGCTCTCGCTGTCTTCAGGGCTCTGGGTGTCCCCGAGGCTGTTGGTGTCCCCGGGGGTGTCCCCGGGGGTGTCCCCGGGGGTGTCCCCGCGGTGCcgtccccgctgtccccgcaGCTGGCGGTACCGTTGTGCGGCGAGGCTCACGGCCGCCTGCAGCCGCGCCAGCTCCACGGCCTCCGACACCCctgggggggggacggggacacgggggcTGCTtgcggggaccccccccatcTCGGGGACCCCCCCTCTGGGTTTCGGGGACACCCCAGCTgttattcccccccccccccacctcgattttcggggtccccccccaaattctctccccctttccccagaTTTTACTTCCCCACCTCAgacttggggaccccccctagattttggggaccccccctcatgtttggggtccccccttggacttcccccccccctcccaggACTTTAGGGACCCCCCCTCCTTaattttggggaccccccctcaaGTTTGGGGCCCCCCCCTCGGGTTTTAGGGACCCTCTCCTGGGTTTTAGACACCCCCCCCCTtaggttttggggacccccccatagGTTTGAGCCCCCCCCTGGGTTTAGGGACCCCCCGTCTTGGGGTTTAGAGCCCCCCTCAGggattttggggacccccctgggTTTAGGGACCCTCTGTCTTGGGGTTTAGAGGCCCCCCAGGgtttttggggacccccctgggTTTAGGAACCCCTCGTCTTGGGgtttagagccccccccagggtttttggggacccccccatggGTTttagcccccccaccccagtttTGGGGCTCCCCCCTTTGGGTTTAGGGCCCCCCCCCAGGGTTttgaccccccccaccccatgggttttggggtcctcccCCCCctggatttttggggtgtcccctcCCCCTGGATTTTTGGGGCCCCCCCCGGATTTTTGGGGCCCCTCcctggatttttggggtcccccctcaccgtgctggaagctgctctgggcTCGGCGCAGGCTCTGGGGCACCAGGACCCCGAACCACTTCAAGGGGTcggggggggcccggggggggggggaccccaaaaccctcggGGGGGGCTCGACGCGGACgcagccctggggggggggggtggggagcatCCAtgggaccccccagccccatagagaccccccaaaccccatagagacccccccagccccatagagacccccccagacccatagagacccccccaaaccccatagagagacccccaaaccccatagagcccccccagccccatagagaccccccaaaccccatagagaccccccccagccccatagagacccccccaaaccccatagagaccccccccagccccatagagaccccccaaccccatagagcccccccagccccatagagaccccccaaaccccatagagaccccccccagccccatagagaccccccaaccccatagagcccccccaaaccccacagagccccccccTCACCATCTCCAGGCTCTTCGGGGTCCCCCCCCGTCACCTCCTCAAAGCTGGGGGGCCCCCCCGGCTCCTGcctgtttggggggggggggggggggtgcagaggggacagggctgTCACCTCCCCCCTCCTGgggaccccccaaccccccccccagggccccccccgGTCACCTCCTGGGGTTCCCCCCCATCCAAACCAgggggtccccgtgtccccccgtcCGTCCCTCGTATCCCTGTGtccttgtgtccccatgtctctgggtctgtccccctgtccccctgtctgtccgtgtccccgtgtccctgtgtgCCCATgtgtccccatatccctgtccctgtgtccgcGTCCCCGTgtctccgtgtccccatgtctgtccgtgtccccctgtccccgtgtccaggtccccatgtccccgtgtccctgtgtccctgtccccatgtctgtctgtgtccccgtgtctgtccatgtccccctgtccctgtgtccccgtgtccccat
Above is a genomic segment from Phaenicophaeus curvirostris isolate KB17595 unplaced genomic scaffold, BPBGC_Pcur_1.0 scaffold_356, whole genome shotgun sequence containing:
- the CCDC115 gene encoding LOW QUALITY PROTEIN: coiled-coil domain-containing protein 115 (The sequence of the model RefSeq protein was modified relative to this genomic sequence to represent the inferred CDS: deleted 1 base in 1 codon), with the translated sequence MGTGGAEGSWEHWEGNWGRRLVASGFHGGTGGGGTGRHWEEELGRAEDAGRELGVLGGPRGGTGGELVVPQGSAVALGGRWFVLVCTGSHWFVLVCTGSHWCAGAPPAALDAALLELLEALEALGEGRERLRQHLQQGWLALAQARYSLGCSRVSALQFAAHMEPRVRLRPRQEPGGPPSFEEVTGGDPEEPGDGLRPREPPPRVLGSPPPRAPPDPLKWFGVLVPQSLRRAQSSFQHGVSEAVELARLQAAVSLAAQRYRQLRGQRGRHRGDTPGDTPGDTPGDTNSLGDTQSPEDSESLGDTKNLGDTQSSEDTKSLGDTKSFGDTKNLGDTKSPEDTKSLGDTESLGDTKNLGDTENLGDTKSPEHTKSLRDTKNLGDTQSPEDTKSLEDTKNLGDTQSPEDTESLRDTENLGDTQSFGDTKSPEDSESLRDTKNLGDTQSPEDTKSLRDTKNLGDTQSLGDTNSLGDTKSLRDTKSFGDTENPEDTESLRDTKSFGDTKNHEDTKSLGNTQNHENNEDTKSLGDTKSFGDTKNLRDTENLGDIQSHEDTESLRDTKNLGDTQSFGDTQSPEDTKSFGDTKNQKDNRDTKSLGDTKSLGDTENLGDTQSFGDTKNLGDTQSPENTESLRDTKSFGDTENPEDTESLGDTKGFGDTKNHEDNEDTESLGDTENLGDTQSPENNKDTKSLGDTESLGDTENLGDTENPGDTQSPEDTKSLGDTKSFGDTKSYEDNEDTETHGETKSFGDTQSHKDNGDTKSPGDTESLGDNGDT